The Vanessa tameamea isolate UH-Manoa-2023 chromosome 8, ilVanTame1 primary haplotype, whole genome shotgun sequence DNA segment TCGGAATCAAACGAAATAAGAAGACAGTGAGTTGTAAATTTATGATTTAGCAATGtcaaaaattgatttatttatttcagatggTGTCTAGTACAACTTCAAGCAGCGCTGTCACGAGTCAGAGGGTGCAGAGCTCGTCACAGCGTGCTAGTTCCATGAAGTCAGACCTCACAGAACTAAAAAGTTCAATTTCTGAAATGAAAACACTCAGCAACTCCGCTTTAAATTTCGGACAAAGGTAATTAAAACTGCCTTGTAGTTTCGTATTTCTCTTTATGTAATAAGGTTTTTCATTGTTCTGTCAATGGTTATTAAAGATAACACCGTTTCTAGCTCACCTGAGCGGCCTTGGCCCAAAGCCAAGTCTCCCCCGCTGTTTTCCCCGCTCCACGTTTGTATGTAGTTTACTGCCGACAAACAATAGCAACGTACGGTTTCGCGGGATCGATTTGAATAATCTGATTATTCGAAGAATCGAATTTAAGAACATTAAAGAGATTAAGTTCATTTTGAAAACGTcgcattttaaagaaattaaattgttgttcaGTGGTTTCGTTTCAATTTAACTCGATTTTTCTTACTCACAGATTAAGAAGCTCGATGGAGAACATAGTAGATCAAGACGATATAAAAGAACGGCATATTTCTGACATAAGAGATCTCAGTGAAATGGGAGATATTGGTGATATGAGTGACATGAGCGATTTGGCTGGAGATGGCCCTTTAGTTACCTTTCCAGAATCAGACACGCCGCCACCTGACAAGCAATGTCTATTAGCAAGTAACGCTACATCCGTTGGGACTAATGCCGCAAACGAGTTAAAATACAGTGCCGCTCGAATGACTTCAGCGAGCTCTACACGAGTTGTTACGGACGGATACAGTGCATCAAAATCAGAGGCTAACAGTACAAGGATGCGCCGGCTACAACATGGGGATATGCAATACGCGGAACGCAGTGCTGCCGGAGCGTCACATAGACTTTTACAAGCTGAGGGGTTAACTGCGGAACAAAATGCTGCATATCATCAGgtaagcatttattttttattgaaaactatatttttcaataatatcctACGTTTGCAAGGAATAATATACGTTTACAATGTGTGTGCCGGCTTTTCTGTAGCCGCCATCAAGGCGCGACCGAAGGACGCGACCTCGCTTGGCGGCGTTCGATCGATAGTCTAAAGCGACGTCTCCCTACCGCACCGTCAACGGGCTCAGTCGATTTCGGCTCCTTGCCTCGAAAAcacatgaaattttaaatgttaataaataataaaattattgcgaTCGATTTTTGTTATCAATGTCAAGTATACCATGGCCGCGCGAATAGTGGCGTGGACAGCTAGGATGCTGCGGCGAGGAGGTTCGCCGAGGGCGGTGAGCTCATTTATCTGCGAGCGCTTATCGCTGCGTTTACCGCACCATGCTTGTCTCAGTTAGAGTCTGACCGTCGTGCGTGCGAGCACACGCGGAAGTCAATTATTGCGCATGCGCGTTTCGGTACACGAAtagaatcatttaaatttagaagcgGAATGTCTATTGGAGGGGGTTCGGCCCCTTGGCCGGTGCAGAGAGGCGTCCTTGCACGCTTTCCCCCGAAGCCGTTTTATCCTTCGGTGAGAGTCCGTTTCCCCGGAATATTTTACTCATCGACCTTCTAAAACGTGACGTCTGTAcacaaactttaaaattatcatcgGATGCCCACGAGTGCCGTGCGATTGGCCTATATCCAATAGAAACGAATCACCACACAATCCGAGCTATGACGCGCagtacttttgaatttaaaagtaGTTTTCATCTTGAGACGAGCGAATACTCACTGCGTCCGAAttcagaatttaatttataaattttaaaccaataTGTCTTCAAAAAGACGCCTAAAGCCGAACTTGCGCATTATAATTCctgtaaatatcaaatatttgtataacgtATCAGTGTAAAGTGCCAAAAGAAAAGTGATTTAGTGATAAGCATCGCTATACACATAAGAACTTTCCAGAGTTTAATAGTTTACTTTTAGCGcagttgatataatttttaactgaaattataaaatgcgTGTGTTTTTAGGAGAAGCGATCATTACAAGCTGGAGAAGTAACAGCTCAGGAAGCGAACAACATGTCTGCAACAAGTTCACGGTTGCAAACGGAGGCATTCAGTGCAGAGAAGAAGGCAATGGCTTCATCACAAGCTCGACAAACAGTAACATCAAGTGGCATGTTTAGTCACAAGGAACACTCAAGTGTCGCACACTCGAATATGACCATTTCAAGCAAAAACTTAACTACGAAATCAACTCTGTTGTCCTCACAGGTACatagtattttttactttttattatggtatgaattatttacgtaattacCGTAGACTGTTTGTTTTCAGTGAAAATTGAGCCAGtataagtatttgaataaaatattactattctaGAAATTTATTCTAGTTGATATCTAGAATATCAATTGAATTGAATTCCTCAttgttggaaataaaaaaaatatgaaattgcaTGTATACGTTAACTATTATTTGCAATGGCGTGACGTAGGTGTCAGTTCACCAAAACACtgctaataaaactataatataccATGTTTTCAGATGAGTCAATTATTGAATGGAACAGTTAAGCCTGGTGATGAAGACTTATCAAACTTAACATTTGAAGATTTAGACAAATTAGATGCTAGTTCGAACCAAAAAGATGTCGAAACAGCTATTCAAAAGTATTCTCACCGTGTGAACGCATTTATAACCGCtgtaaaaaacaatcaaatagatttaaaaaacgcATGCACACACTTTAACAAACTAAATGAAATGCTGAGAAGAGCATGGGCAGTGCCGACGTACGGACACGAATTGGGCTACTCCTTATGCAATACATTGCGAACTTCTGGTGGTCTTGATATATTAATGGCCAACTGCTTAGAATCAAATAATCCCGATTTACAATTTTGCTCCGCTAAACTTCTCGAACAATGCCTTACTACAGAAAACAGAGCTCACGTCGTTGAAAACGGACTTGAAAAAGTCGTGAATGTCGCTTGTGTATGTACAAAACATGCAAACTCCGTAGATCACGCAAGAATAGGTACTGGAATTTTAGAACACTTGTTCAAACATAGTGAAGGCACTTGTAGCGACGTTATTAAGCTCGGTGGCTTAGACGCAGTTTTATTCGAATGCAGGAAAAATGACATTGAAACTCTTCGACATTGTGCCACCGCCCTTGCTAATCTTTCGCTTTATGGTGGTGCAGAAAATCAAGAAGCCATGATAAAGAGATCAGTACCGATGTGGCTGTTCCCTCTGGCTTTTCACAATGATGATAATATTAAGTACTATGCATGTTTAGCTATCGCTGTTTTAGTAGCGAATAAGGAAATAGAAGCCGCTGTCCTAAAGTCTGGTACTCTTGATCTAGTAGAGCCATTCGTTACAACACATAATCCATCCGAGTTTGCTCGATCTAATTTGGCACATGCACACGGCCAGAGTAAAAACTGGCTGCAAAGGTTAGTTCCTGTACTGAGTTCAAAACGAGAAGAGGCTAGGAACCTCGCTGCATTCCATTTTTGTATGGAAGCCGGAATTAAGAAACAGCAAGGCAATACAGAAATCTTTAGGGAAATCGGTGCTATAGAGTCATTGAAAAAAGTAGCCAGTTGCCCTAATGCGGTTGCATCCAAATACGCTGCACAAGCATTAAGGCTCATAGGAGAGGAAGTTCCTCACAAGCTGTCACAACAAGTTCCTCTCTGGTCAATAGAAGATGTACGAGAATGGGTGAAACAAATAGGTTTTTCCGAATACGCCACTAACTTTTACGAGAGTCGAGTGGACGGAgacttattattacaaataactgAAGACAATCTCAAAGAAGACATTGGATTACATAATGGAATCAAACGTAAAAggtgaaaaatatacaaatatttcttaattattgcTATTCATCATTCACTCATAAAAGTCTTTTTTACTGACATTCTCTCTCTTTTTTTTAGATTCACCAGAGAACTTCAGCAATTAAAGAAAATGGCAGACTACAGTTCACGTGACACGGGCAGTTTAAATGAATTCTTACAAGGCATTGGTCCAGAATACACAATCTATACATATTCAATGTTAAATGCTGGTGTAGATAAAGAATCAATTCGAGGGTTAAGTGATGAACAACTAGAAGTGGAATGTCGGATAGTTAATAGTATACATCGACTCCGAATTCTAAACGCAATACGAGGTGAGTACAACCGTCATTCATTGGGACACATTCGCTATGAATTCAAAGTCTgcgtcttttattttgtttacgttaacTCATATAATGGTTCCCCTATAAAATACCTACACACGACACCGCTCGTAAATTGTGTACCTTAAAATAAACACGTTATTCACAGCATATGAAAACAATTTGCTGAGTAAAGGCGAAGAGAACATGGAAAAGAAATTGGACGTGTTTGTAAGCTATCGTCGGTCAAACGGTTCTCAACTGGCGAGTTTGTTAAAAGTTCACCTACAAGTGCGAGGTTTTACGGTATTCATCGACGTCGAGAGGTTAGAAGCGGGCAAATTCGACAACAACCTACTCCGAAGCATACGTCAAGCGAAACACTTTTTGTTGGTCCTTACACCAAATGCCCTTGAAAGGTGCAAGCATGATACAGAACAAAAAGACTGGGTTCATCGGGTAAGCTTTCTTAATACTTTAAAGTTACTGTTTAgattattatatctaataaaaatcaattaaaaatacatataagataaaaaagtaaACTATCGCCAAAATGTTCATTCCGAATTTTTATTTggaacttttttaaatacagttgcAAGTTTTTACCCAGTCACAATGTAGTTAAATAGaagcttgtaaaatataatttgaaattagtaGTAAGTGTAAGGTTATTTGAAATAGTTATtaggtatataacatttttattacaattgtcaTTAAAGCAACGTATAAATGTTTGCAGGAGATAGTGGCAGCGTTGCAATCACAGTGCAATATTGTACCAATTATCGACAACTTTGAATGGCCAGAACCCGAGGAGTTACCCGAAGATATGCGTGCCGTGTGTCACTTCAATGGCGTACGCTGGATACATGACTATCAAGATGCCTGTGTTGAGAAACTTGAGAGGTACATTTTaactcttatatataaaatctatgtaAACGTTTCATGGCTagcataattaaatttgtataaaattacatacaaaatatataatcaatttgaATGGTATTAATTCAGCTATGATACATCGTccttttttcttttagtttccTTCGCGGTAAATCCAACCTCGCTAATAGGTTGGAAGGTGCACTGAGAAGTCGTGGTGACGTGCCGACGCCCGGCACGGCTACCATCGGTCGCGGTCCGCCTAACTACCAACGTATGCACTCTAGCGAAAGTAGAGGCAGCGATAAAGCAGATTGACTAGAAACGTTACACACTCTGCCACCAGTAAGGTATGATCTATCAACGCAGTAATTACATAGTGATTTAATCgcagttaataaaataacattaaataaataatgttctcTTCTTTTACAGACCGAGAAGAAGCCGGCAGTCATCAGTAGAAAAAGCTTTAGCAAACTCACAAAGTTGTGATCAATCACCAAGCAGTAGTAGCAGCACCTCCAAAACAAATTCGCctgttaaaactttatatagtgTTCCCGAAAGACTATCTGAAAGTAGTGATAATGTAGACACAAAAGAATTACAAGAAAATCTCGACAGGAAATACATTTGTCCAGTCTGCGAAAACCCTGTAGATTCCTATGAACACACACAGGTGGCGCTACCTGCACCCTTAGATGCTACAACACAAACCAAGAGGAAGAAAAATTTCATGGACAGATGTGTGAACAAAGTGAGACTTTGCTGATGAGGACTGTAAAAtggctttaaaaataaacactggAAGTGCTTTAAGAGTGTGTTAAAATAGACTGTTTTAGCTGCGTTTCCACATGCTAATTAAATCTAAAGGATATCAAATATCAAATGCGGCAGATTGCATTTCAGTTAAAACgccgtattttaatttaaatgttacatatttattgtgtatgtatatgagCTTGCTCATAGTGCGAATAGTGACAAGATTGTGGTCCCAGATTTGAATAGCACAAGTgtttttaagtggaaacttcAGTTTAATTGGACTTATTTCGCATTATTTATGTGaatcttattttaaagtacaaaaatgtgcacaataatgtaaataatttgtgtatCAAATATACCAATAattggtaaattaaattatgtaatctcAAAGAGTGCAtgtgtaatattacatatgAAATGTAACTAGTGATTACTACCCTGTTATGTTTTGAGAACATTACAAGAGGTGGTAATGAAGAGAATTACAGTTTGTACATTTTAGTATGGCAAATTGCTTTAGTTACTTTGGctaattaagttttatgtaactCTCACTCTATCTTCACTCtctatagaatttaaaaaatgaatttatcgatgtattctattttaatttcttgccactaaagtatttttgtaaaatacaaaagtTCTTATGAAATTACTATTTGCATATGTGATAGCTTAGATCTTttacatgttataaataaaattttaaaaccattCTTATGTATTGACATTcagtgtaataatttattttctcaaatcGCTGTATCAAAATTGTCTTGTAccttttaagttataattaaattgctgtacaaaattttaatttagatttaaatttagtcATTCACATGAGTTAACCatgattatgataaatttaCCTTGTCATGATTATATATCTATGTTCTAGCCTAACCATGAAATAAATGGAATTAATCAATTTCTTATGTATTaccttattttcttattaattaccTAGTTGTATTTCATCCTCAAATTCTTTGaaacttgaaaaatatacaaatcactGACATCAGCTCTTTAACCACCCATAATGGGACTGTTCAAATGCAGATCCCTCAAAATCCAGTAACTATTTGCAGTTCTtgtgttattgaaaatattcatgGGTGGTGGTCATCTCATCCATAGACCGGCCTGCTGTTTTTCattagaatatttaacaaaagaaaaaactaatttCAGTACTTATTGATTAACTATACCTATCAATCAGATCTTATCCATATaagattaataacaattataaaaaaatataatcaagaaAGTGGATGGAGATCTGGAAGTAATACAGCTAGATCTTAGTATTTAGAGATTGCCAGTGAATGTGTGAGATACTTACAGGCTTTTTTACTTGCTTAATATTTcccaaaaatattaagtaaaattgaaGTGAAAAATCATGTCCATTCtatattcttatatacttaTCACTTGGCCAtacaaaatcttattaaaaggTTTGGatgggaaaaaaaaaattatgctatCCAAAGTCAAAAATTCTCTGTAGaaactaacaatattaaaataaatcagcaAGTATGTCAGATATTtactatactatttatatttgtagcaCAAGAAActgtttacattatattaaaataagtatcataatcataattttacaagaACATAATATGACATTGTAACATTACCACAccatattgttataaatataaacaataaggCCCATTGAAGGGTAATCTTGTCATGAGTCAATTAAGAAttgaagataatataaaaaattacttctgggttaaataaaaaataaatgattgttgctagtatatataaaaatattttttttattatcacatTTGGTATAGAACTAACAAATAAGGCTATTTTACAGCATCAAGtataaaacaactattttaacaagataaaattcttaagtttaaattaattaaataatttctatattcTGTTCTCTGGAATATTAACCAGAATGGAAAATGAACATTCATTACAGCTTATTATAACTTTAGTTGATATAAGTTCATTTGCCTCTAAATAATAAATGCCGCTACATCTGCACACATACGTATATACACTTTCGGAAGAATCAAAGTCCATATCAGTCAATGACACTGTGTTAAACAGTAAAAAGTCACTGCTTTCATAACAAGCAAGCATAGCATCATATTGTTTACGTTTTTGAGGATCTCTCAAAATTGACCAAGCGTTTTGAATACGATGAAAGTTTTCTCCATGACTATAGCCATCTATCTTATCAGGATGGAATACCAAGACCAGACGCTGATAACTTTTTTTCAGTTCTTCGTCAGTAGCACTTCTTTCACACTGAAGTATTTCATAATAGTTATCAAAAGTCTCCACCTCCTCCATTTGACTGAAGCAAACTcagatataaaacaatataaaaaatttagttctttaattataaatataatcttgagTGATTTGTtctgtaatttgtaaataaataaaatgaataataatatatttacatgcgCTATGTAGCTTGAGGATTGACATTGACACTTCACTGTTACTATGTCAGCTGTCAGGTCTCTCATCTCTGTGATTAATATCTGTAAGAAAGTACAACAAACTCACATTTTAGTGAAAATTTAAATGGTACATAATAcgtgtaaaaataaagttttatttatttatttcagatcataatgagttttatagcattgacatttgacattttgACATTGACCagaaagaaaaaagttaaattgtatttagtaTTCcgagataaaacataaaataaccaTTCGCATTTCAACCATTTGAGACAACTCaccttttttgataaaattaagaaGGGCTGTATATCTATtagctaattataatataagtataaaacttttagatatatttttttagacttAAGATTGaagatatataaagaataaatcgTATTTTTCTTGGCTAGGGATATTAATATTCTCTACTTTTCTCTTCCTTCTACTTTTAAATCTCTGTAATTCAGGGAGAAACAAGTACATTACTAGTAGTACTATAATCTGTGCTGATTATCGGAGTTGTGGATATTAACTGTCATAGAACACATATTTTGTCAATGTCAATGCTAATGACAGTTTATTTCGCAGCTAATATTTGCGAATTGTgtgcaaatataaattgaattattaaagtaatgttagttcatttaataaatgaatttataattttaatatgttataatgttaGGATGCGATAGATCACATAGTTTGTCCATGTATGATAATgtgtagatataataaaatgattattgcatagctgaagaaaaaataaatcgatgtcaatcaaaatgaatttttcgaaatattattCACTGGGAcgagtaatattatattccctacaaaaaaataatgggtaaattttccaaaaatatgttttattgtttactaGACATTTTTACTACGACACTTTACAATTGGATGTATCTAACTTAAACCTTTCTTTCAGTTTTCAGGGTcattacgtaaataatattgattgtcATTGCCGTGCATCGCAGCATCAAAAACGAACATTATTCAATTTTCCTAAATCTAGTCGAAAACGAGAATACTGTGGGAGACAGTTAGTTGGGTAAGCAAAACTGTATTATGGTATATTCTTTAGTGTATAAGCAATgtcacaaaaatacatttagtaaatattacaatttaatatgcaTCATTTTATAGAAAACTGTTCATTCAGTATATTAGTTTATTCTTAAATGACTTTTAATCTTTGTACAGTTGATCTAGTAAATTTATCTTATTCAAACAAaagataacaatataaaatgaatatattctatACAATAACCCATAAATAGCTCAGAATGAATTCATCTGGTGtttgatggttaatatttgagCAATTTACAAAGTTTAATGTATcagtactaaataataataataatcgttttatcaaaattatcttataaatcaattaatgtataaaacatataaactaaCTAAATGTGACAAGGTTTACATTAACACAAACATCAGATGACATATATGAACATGTTAACTGATTATCATAATTGATCATTCATTTTAAACAGTCGAACGGTttgaacataaatttaattattttcaggtaTACAATGGAACAAATGTTTGAGGTTGTCTCAGATGTAgagaattattataagtttGTTCCATGGTGTAAACAATCCGTTGTGTTGACAAAAACATCTGATCACCTCAAAGCAGACCTTATTGTTGGTTTCCCACCGATAAATGAGAGTTATACATCCTATGTAACATTAGTGAAACCATATCTAGTTAAAGCTGAATGTAAAGATGGGCGATTGTTTCATCACTTGCTGACACTATGGAGATTTAGTCCAGGATTGAAAAGAGAACAACAGTCCTGTGTAGTGgattttcaaataacatttgaatttcGTTCTGCCTTTCATTCAcatttgtcaaatttattttttgaccaAGTTGCAAGGCAGATGGAGGGAGCTTTTATAAGAGAAGTTGGAAAAAGACATGGCCCGGCTACAATGCCACCAACAAACCTTCTTCAGAATAGTAATACTCTAAAAAGTTGACAATGGGCTT contains these protein-coding regions:
- the LOC113399920 gene encoding coenzyme Q-binding protein COQ10 homolog B, mitochondrial, whose protein sequence is MSIKMNFSKYYSLGRVILYSLQKNNGFQGHYVNNIDCHCRASQHQKRTLFNFPKSSRKREYCGRQLVGYTMEQMFEVVSDVENYYKFVPWCKQSVVLTKTSDHLKADLIVGFPPINESYTSYVTLVKPYLVKAECKDGRLFHHLLTLWRFSPGLKREQQSCVVDFQITFEFRSAFHSHLSNLFFDQVARQMEGAFIREVGKRHGPATMPPTNLLQNSNTLKS